A section of the Oreochromis niloticus isolate F11D_XX linkage group LG9, O_niloticus_UMD_NMBU, whole genome shotgun sequence genome encodes:
- the LOC109203572 gene encoding cystatin-B: protein MDAIKCGGFSKVKDADEEIQTICDEVKCQVEEKRNEAYAVFKAVQYKSQVVQGINYDIKVHVGGSSYLHLRVWKKLPCYGGEAVVTGVEDHHDKDPIQPF from the exons ATGGATGCCATAAAATGTGGAGGATTCTCGAAGGTGAAAGACGCTGATGAGGAAATTCAGACAATCTGTGATGAG GTTAAGTGTCAagtagaggaaaaaagaaatgaagcatATGCCGTGTTCAAAGCTGTTCAGTACAAGAGTCAAGTGGTGCAAGGAATCAACTATGACATCAAG GTTCATGTGGGAGGATCCAGCTACCTTCATCTGCGGGTCTGGAAGAAGCTTCCATGTTATGGAGGAGAAGCCGTAGTTACTGGTGTGGAAGACCATCATGACAAAGATCCCATCCAACCTTTTTAA